From one Lotus japonicus ecotype B-129 chromosome 3, LjGifu_v1.2 genomic stretch:
- the LOC130748753 gene encoding transcription factor ILR3-like, with protein sequence MEIDSSGDSCWLYDYGFDDISVAAAADFMVADSADFTWVPSNMNLEMEYSLDSTVFESGPSKRLRTESSVSGSKACREKLRRDKLNERFLELSSILEPGRQPKTDKAAIISDAVRVVTQLRNEAEKLKEMNNDLQEKIKELKAEKNEIRDEKNKLKLDKEKLEKKVKLRNVQPGFLPHADAAVKGKGAASHKLIPYIGYPGIAMWQFMPSAVLDTSRDHLLRPPVA encoded by the exons ATGGAAATTGATTCCTCAGGTGATTCCTGTTGGCTCTATGATTATGGCTTTGATGATATCTCTGTTGCTGCTGCAGCTGATTTCATGGTTGCAGACTCTGCTGATTTCACCTGGGTTCCTTCCAATATGAA CTTGGAAATGGAATACTCACTGGATTCAACTGTCTTCGAAAGTGGCCCTTCAAAGCG GTTAAGGACTGAATCAAGTGTGTCTGGCTCCAAGGCATGTCGTGAGAAACTACGAAGGGATAAACTGAATGAGAG GTTTCTGGAATTGAGTTCTATCTTGGAGCCTGGTAGGCAGCCCAAAACAGACAAGGCTGCTATAATAAGTGACGCGGTTCGAGTGGTAACCCAATTAAGAAATGAAGCTGAGAAGCTGAAGGAAATGAATAACGATTTAcaagaaaaaattaaagagTTGAAG GCTGAGAAGAATGAGATTCGTGATGAGAAGAATAAGCTGAAGCTAGACAAAGAAAAGTTAGAGAAGAAGGTCAAATTGAGAAATGTACAGCCTGGCTTCCTCCCTCACGCCGACGCAGCTGTTAAAGGGAAAGGTGCTGCTAGCCACAAGCTGATACCTTACATTGGTTATCCTGGAATTGCCATGTGGCAGTTTATGCCCTCTGCTGTACTTGATACATCAAGGGATCATCTTCTTCGACCTCCAGTTGCCTAG
- the LOC130748932 gene encoding uncharacterized protein LOC130748932, with amino-acid sequence MCYVGKATKIFIFIVTVLVVFGLLLGFGILHRRHHNNNTAKCSDGSCSSSSPATLIPTPDFNPPSSPFLPDNPTPPPPPAPPTAATTPPVENPNPPPPPPTPAQSDPSPPPPSPPSPSLLPSPPPPPPDTAAPNPPSVAAPPTRTPTPGSNLVTPGPVHAIA; translated from the coding sequence ATGTGCTACGTGGGGAAAGCTACAaagatcttcatcttcattgtcACCGTGCTCGTTGTTTTCGGTCTCCTCTTGGGATTTGGGATCCTGCATCGCCGCCACCATAACAACAACACCGCCAAATGCTCCGACGGCTCTTGCAGCTCTTCTTCTCCGGCAACCTTGATCCCAACCCCAGATTTCAACCCACCGAGCTCCCCTTTTCTCCCTGACAACCCAACCCCTCCGCCGCCGCCAGCTCCtcccaccgccgccaccaccccaCCGGTGGAAAATCCAAACCCTCCCCCTCCTCCTCCGACTCCGGCTCAGTCCGACCCATCTCCGCCGCCGCCTTCACCGCCGTCACCATCTCTGCTGCCGTCTCCTCCGCCTCCACCGCCGGACACTGCCGCTCCGAATCCTCCGAGCGTGGCGGCACCGCCTACGAGAACACCGACACCAGGTTCGAATCTAGTGACTCCAGGTCCTGTACATGCTATTGCTTAA
- the LOC130748752 gene encoding uclacyanin 1-like encodes MGVLQVIIRLSLVATLIKLAMATDHIVGGPNGGWDATSNLQSWGTSQQFSVGDNLIFQYQPNHNVIEVTKADYDSCQATSPIQSYSDGATTIPLSSPGKRYFICGAIGHCTQGMKVEIDTLSSSTSSDDSPAASPLADSPTISSIIPSESPEESTTLPAESPEDNNHEAPSPLFETNLGSPSFSPVVPSTEFPAAASPLAQAQKSSDLSASSTRNGDLQASVAIVLSFLIMFIAF; translated from the exons ATGGGTGTACTTCAAGTCATTATCAGGTTATCTTTGGTTGCTACACTCATCAAATTGGCCATGGCTACGGATCACATTGTTGGAGGACCAAATGGTGGGTGGGATGCAACCTCAAACCTTCAATCATGGGGAACATCCCAACAATTTTCAGTGGGAGACAATCTCA TTTTCCAGTACCAGCCAAACCATAATGTGATTGAAGTTACAAAAGCAGATTATGACTCCTGCCAGGCAACTAGCCCAATTCAGTCTTACAGTGATGGTGCCACAACCATCCCTCTCAGCTCACCAGGAAAAAGATACTTCATTTGTGGGGCAATAGGACATTGCACCCAAGGAATGAAGGTTGAGATAGACACCCTTTCCAGCTCAACTTCTTCTGATGACTCACCAGCTGCATCTCCTCTCGCAGATTCCCCAACAATTTCTTCCATCATTCCCTCTGAATCTCCAGAAGAATCTACTACCTTACCTGCTGAATCTCCTGAAGATAATAACCATGAAGCTCCAAGTCCATTGTTTGAAACAAATTTGGGAAGTCCTTCATTCTCTCCAGTTGTTCCATCCACTGAATTTCCAGCTGCTGCCTCGCCTCTAGCTCAAGCACAAAAATCGTCGGACCTCTCAGCTTCATCAACCAGGAATGGCGATCTACAAGCCTCCGTTGCGATAGTGTTAAGCTTTCTAATTATGTTCATAGCTTTCTAA